The region TTCAGGCGTCAGCGGATTATTAATTGGTTTAAGCATTAAAAATATTAAAAATGTGTGGAGGTATTAAAATGACATGTCCCAATTGCAGATCTTCAATCCCGGACAACAGCCGCTTCTGCGAGTTTTGCGGCGCGGCGATTACACAGCCGGCTTATACCCCTCCGGTACAGCCGTTTGATGTGACTCCCGTGAACCAATTTCCCCGGAAAGCCGGAGAGATCGCCGCCGGACCCCTGATGCTTTGGCTGGCGATCTTGTTCTCCGCGCAGCTTGCTTTTACCGCACTGTCCTCCTCTTGGTTTTCGCTTGGAATTTTGATCGCAGTTCCCGAATTGATTGCATATTGGATGATCTATTCGAACGCTAAAAGCAACGAACCGGGCAGCCACGGCGGGTTGAAGCTTTTGAAAGGGTATTATAATTTTCTTTTTGTCTTTATGATTGTAATCGGCTCAATCGTTGTGTTGGCCGGAATTACTGCAGGAATTGCGGTTACAGCATTCGGCAGTCAGTTTGGTGAACGGTTTGGCGGCCAATATGGCGGTGAGGTGGCCGGTGTCATCGGCGTCGTGATCCTCGTACTTGCTGTGACGCTGCTTCCGATGATATTCGGCATTGGCTGCTTCTTCCTGTGGGCAAAAAGAAAGTATGTACGTTCGCTGTACAGCGCCGTCACAACGGGAGGCAGACCGAAGTGGTCGGTCTTTATTGCGGTAATTTTATTCCTTGGTGCATTAAATGCGTTTTCTTCGATATCGAATGTATTTTTTCTGAATTCTCATTTATATTCACAGTATATGTCACAGCTATTCAGCGAACTGCCTGCCAACATCTCTCAGTACCTTGCGAATCTCATGAGTTCTCTGACCGGGTATAAAGCTGTGTTCGGTTCGC is a window of Oscillospiraceae bacterium DNA encoding:
- a CDS encoding zinc ribbon domain-containing protein, with the protein product MTCPNCRSSIPDNSRFCEFCGAAITQPAYTPPVQPFDVTPVNQFPRKAGEIAAGPLMLWLAILFSAQLAFTALSSSWFSLGILIAVPELIAYWMIYSNAKSNEPGSHGGLKLLKGYYNFLFVFMIVIGSIVVLAGITAGIAVTAFGSQFGERFGGQYGGEVAGVIGVVILVLAVTLLPMIFGIGCFFLWAKRKYVRSLYSAVTTGGRPKWSVFIAVILFLGALNAFSSISNVFFLNSHLYSQYMSQLFSELPANISQYLANLMSSLTGYKAVFGSLQALCSCGASVLAGAIVLKLKNVN